GCGGCAGCCTCGGCGGCATGCAGGCCATGCAGTGGAGCATCACGTACCCCGATCGCATTCGTCACTGCCTGGCCATCGCCTCGGCACCGAAGCTGTCGGCGCAGAACATCGCCTTCAACGAAGTCGCACGCCAGGCGATCCTCACCGACCCTGACTTCCACGGCGGCTCGTTCCAGGAAGCGGGCGTGATCCCCAAGCGCGGCTTGATGCTGGCGCGGATGGTCGGGCACATCACCTACCTGTCCGACGATTCAATGGGCGAGAAATTCGGCCGTGGCCTCAAGAGCGAAAAGCTCAACTACGACTTCCACAGCGTCGAGTTCCAGGTTGAAAGCTACCTGCGTTATCAGGGCGAGGAGTTCTCCGGGCGTTTCGATGCCAACACTTACCTGCTGATGACCAAGGCGCTGGATTACTTCGACCCGGCGGCGAACTTCGACGATGACCTGGCGAAAACCTTCGCCGGCGCCTCGGCCAAGTTCTGCGTGATGTCCTTCACCACCGACTGGCGCTTCTCCCCTGCCCGCTCGCGGGAACTGGTGGACGCATTGATGGCGGCCAAGAAAGACGTTTGCTACCTCGAGATCGACGCTCCGCAAGGCCACGACGCCTTCCTGATTCCGATCCCGCGCTACTTGCAGGCGTTCAGCAATTACATGAACCGCATTACGTTGTGAGAAAGCCATGAGAGCTGATCTGGAAATCATCCAGGAATGGATCCCCGCCGGCAGCCGCGTGCTCGACCTCGGTTGCGGTGACGGCGAGCTGCTGACGTGGCTGCGGGACAACAAGCAAGTCACCGGCTACGGCCTGGAAAATGACCCGGACAACATCGCCGAGTGCGTGGCCAAGGGCATCAACGTGATCGAGCAGGACCTGGACAAGGGCCTGGGCAACTTTGCCAGCAACAGTTTCGACATCGTGGTCATGACCCAGGCGCTGCAAGCCGTGCACTACCCGGACAAGATCCTCGACGAAATGCTGCGCGTCGGTCGCCAGTGCATCATCACCTTCCCCAACTTCGGTCACTGGCGCTGCCGCTGGTACCTGGCGAGCAAGGGCCGGATGCCGGTGTCCGAGTTTCTGCCGTACACCTGGTACAACACGCCGAACATCCACTTCTGCACCTTCGAAGACTTTGAAGCATTGTGTCGCGAACGTGACGCAAAGGTCATTGATCGGCTTGCCGTGGATCAACAGCATCGGCACGGGTGGGCCAGTAAGCTATGGCCTAATCTGTTAGGTGAGATCGGTATCTACCGCGTCAGCAGCCCCGGGCTGCAAGACCACAAGGTCGCGGTCTGAACCACGACATTCCAAGGAGAACGATAATGGGTCGTCTAGCGCTGTTTGTACTCACTGCCTGCCTGAGCGTCACCGCCATGGCTGCCGATGCCATCAAAGGTGACCGTCAGGAAAAGTTCGGTGATTTGACGGTGCATTACAACACCTTCAACTCCACCTTCCTGACACCGGACATCGCCAAGGCCGCGGAGCTCACCCGCAGCAAGAATCAAGGCGTGATCAACGTTTCGGTGCTCAAGGATGGCAAGCCGCAGATGGCTCAAGTGAGCGGCACGGTCAAAGACCTGACCAGCCAGTCCGTGCCACTGAAATTCAAACAGATCACCGAACAAGGCGCGATCTACTACATCGCCCAGTTCCCGGTCGATCAGCAGGAAGTCCGCACCTTCGAGATCAAGGTGCAGAACGGTGACAAAATCAACACCATCAATTTCAACCAAGAGCTTTTCCCCGGCGAATGATCAACTTCACGCAACTCGTACTGGCCAGCCACAACGCCGGCAAACTCAAGGAACTCCAGGCCATGCTTGGCGGCTCGGTGCAACTGCGCTCGATCGGCGAGTTCAGCAGCGTCGAGCCTGAAGAAACCGGCCTGTCGTTCGTCGAGAACGCCATCCTCAAGGCCCGTAATGCCGCGCGCATTTCCGGCCTGCCGGCACTGGCCGACGACTCGGGACTGGCGGTGGATTTCCTCGGCGGTGCGCCGGGGATCTACTCGGCCCGTTATGCCGACGGCCAGGGCGATGCGGCGAACAACGCCAAACTGCTCGATGCCCTGAAAGACGTGCCGGAAGCCGAGCGCGGCGCGCAGTTCGTCTGCGTCCTGGCGCTGGTGCGTCACGCCGACGATCCATTGCCGATCCTTTGCGAAGGTCTGTGGCATGGCCGCATCCTGACCCAAGCCAGCGGTGATCACGGATTTGGCTACGACCCGCTGTTCTGGGTGCCGTCGCGCGATTGCTCCAGCGCCGAGCTAAGCCCGAACGAAAAGAACCTCATCAGCCACCGCGCCCGTGCAATGGATCTGCTGCGCCAGCGTCTAGGCCTGATATGACCCATGAATCATCCGCGTCGCCGCTGATTTTCGGCGGCGCCGCACAATCGCCTCGGGCGGCCTTGCCTGTGTTGCCTCCCCTGGCGTTGTACATCCACATCCCGTGGTGTGTGCGCAAATGCCCTTATTGCGACTTCAACTCCCACACCGCCAGCCCGGTGCTGCCGGAAGATGAGTACGTCGACGCGCTACTCGCTGACCTCGATCAGGATCTGCACGCCGTTTACGGCCGTGAATTGAGCTCGATCTTCTTTGGTGGCGGCACGCCGAGCCTGTTCAGCGCCGAAGCCTTGGGCCGATTGCTCAAGGGCGTCGAGCAGCGCATCCCGTTTGCCAGCGACATCGAAATCACCCTGGAGGCCAATCCGGGGACGTTCGAGCAAGAAAAGTTCGTCGCCTACCGCGCATTGGGCATCAATCGCTTGTCGATCGGCATCCAGAGCTTTCAGGAAGAGAAACTCAAGGCACTGGGGCGGATTCACAATGGCGATGAAGCGGTACGTGCCGCCGGCATGGCCCGCGAGGCCGGGTTCGATAACTTCAACCTGGACCTGATGCACGGTTTGCCGGATCAGTCGCTGGACGACGCCCTGAGCGACCTTCGTCAGGCCATCGCCCTGAAACCGACCCACTTGTCCTGGTATCAACTGACGCTGGAGCCGAACACGGTGTTCTGGAACCAGCCGCCGACGCTGCCGGAAGACGACATGCTGTGGGATATTCAGGAAGCCGGTCAGGCGCTGCTCGCCGAACACGGTTACGTGCAATACGAAGTCTCCGCCTATGCCCAGCCCGGTCGTCCGGCGCGGCACAACCTCAACTACTGGAGTTTTGGCGACTTCATCGGCATCGGCGCCGGCGCTCACGGCAAGCTCAGTCACCCGGACGGGCGCATTGTGCGCACCTGGAAGACGCGCCTGCCGAAGGACTACCTGAACCCGGCGAAAAGCTTCAAGGCTGGCGAGAAGGCACTGACCAATGATGAAATGCCGTTCGAGTTCCTGATGAACGCCTTGCGCCTGACCGAGGGCGTCGAATCGCGACTGTACCCGGAGCGTACCGGGCTGAGTCTGGAAAGCTTCGCCGAAGGCCGCCTCGAGGCCGAACAAAGCGGCTTGTTGCAGGTCGAACCGTCACGTCTGGCGGCCACCGAGCGCGGGCAACTGTTCCTCAATGACTTGCTGCAGAAATTTCTGAGCTGATTTCAGCCTTAAGGGAAAACGAATGGATTTGATACTCGACCTGCTCGCCACCGTCTCCCGCTGGAGCCGCAGCAACCTGTCGGAAATCTCGCTGGCGCTGGTGGGCTGTTTGCTCGTGCTGTTCGGCGCGGACATCAAAGGCTGGGTCGATCAACGCCTGGGCAGCATCGCCGGCGCCTTGCGCGTCCCGCTGATGGCCTTGGTATGCATGGTCGGCAGCGGTCTCGCGCTGATCTACGCCACGCCGTGGATCATCAAAGGCCTGAGCCAGTTCAACAACTACAGCCTGGCGCCGGTGTTGTTGGTGGTATTGGTGCTCATCGGCGTCGTCGCAGACCGCCGCTGACTTCAGCTACAACCGAAAACAACTGTGGGAGCGAGACCGGCTTGCCGGTCTCGCTCCCACAGTTTGTATTGCGTAGGGCTTAGGACTGCTTCTCGAACTTCAGGTCCCACACGCCATGCCCAAGACGTTCGCCGCGGCGTTCGAACTTGGTGATCGGGCGCTCGGCCGGGCGCGGAACGCACTTGCCGTCCTCCGCCAGGTTGCGATAACCCGGCGCAACGCTCATCACTTCCAGCATGTATTCGGCGTACGGCTCCCAGTCGGTGGCCATGTGCAGAATACCGCCGACCTTCAACTTGCTGCGCACCAGTTCAGCGAACGACGCCTGAACGATACGGCGCTTGTGATGCCGGCTCTTGTGCCACGGGTCGGGGAAAAACAGCATCAGGCGATCGAGGCTGTTGTCGGCGATGCAACGGTTGAGCACTTCGATCGCGTCGCAATCGTAGACCCGCAGGTTGGTCAGGCCCTGAGTCAGCACGCCATTGAGCAGCGCGCCGACACCCGGGCGGTGCACTTCCACGCCAATGAAATCCTGTTCCGGCGAGGCCGCGGCCATTTCCAGCAGCGAATGGCCCATGCCGAAACCGATTTCCAGCGAGCGCGGTGCCGAGCGGCCGAACACCTGGTCGTAATCCACCGGCGCGTCGGCCAATGGCAGCACGAACAGCGGCGTGCCTTGATCCAGGCCTTTTTGCTGGCCTTCGGTCATGCGCCCGGCGCGCATCACGAAACTCTTGATGCGGCGGTGTTGGCGCTCGTCGCCTTCTTCCGTCTGGATTGGCGTGTCGTTTGATTCAGTCATCAATGGCTCTTACTTGATCAGACCATCCAGCGGCGAAGAGGCGCTGGCATAGAGTTTTTTCGGCATGCGGCCGGCGAGGTAGGCCAGGCGGCCCGCAACGATGGCGTGTTTCATGGCTTCAGCCATCATGATCGGCTGCTGGGCATGGGCGATGGCCGAGTTCATCAGCACCGCTTCACACCCCAGTTCCATGGCGATGGTGGCGTCGGAAGCCGTACCGACACCGGCATCCACCAACACCGGAATCTTGGCTTCTTCGAGGATGATCTGCAGGTTGTACGGGTTGCAGATCCCCAGGCCCGTGCCGATCAGACCGGCCAGCGGCATGACCGCGATAACGCCGATTTCCGCCAGTTGACGGGCAATGATCGGGTCATCACTGGTGTACACCATCACGTCGAAACCTTCCTTGACCAGCACTTCGGCGGCCTTGAGGGTTTCGATGACGTTGGGGAACAGGGTTTTCTGGTCCGCCAGCACTTCCAGCTTCACCAGGTTGTGACCGCCGAGCAGCTCACGGGCCAGGCGGCAGGTGCGCACTGCCTCGGTAGCGTCGAAGCAACCGGCGGTGTTCGGCAGGAAGGTGTAACGATCCGGCGACAGGACTTCGAGCAGGTTCGGTTCGCCCGCATTCTGGCCGAGGTTGGTACGGCGCACGGCGAAGGTGACGATCTCGGCACCCGAGGCCTCGATGGCCAGGCGGGTTTCTTCCATGTCGCGGTACTTGCCGGTGCCTACCAGCAAACGCGACTGGTAAGTACGACCGGCCAGGACGAAGGGCTTGTCGCTACGAACGATGCTCATGGGAAATCCTCTGTAGGGGTGAGGTTCTTGCAGAATTCTGTGCCCTTAGGGGCCGGGCGACTAGCCGCCGCCGATGGCGTGCACCACTTCGACGGAATCGCCGTCGTTCAGCGTGGTTTCTGCGTGCTGGCTGCGCGGGACGATATCCAGATTGAGTTCGACCGCCACCCGGCGTCCGGTCAGATCCAGACGGGTCAGCAGGGCCGCAACGGTTTCACCGTCGGGCAGTTCAAGGGATTCGCCGTTCAACTGAATGCGCATGCCGAATGCCGCCATCATTTTTAGGGGCAGGCATTCTAGCCCGATCAGTCTTGGCGACCCAAGCCATTCGTCATGAAATGGACCGCCCGGTCAGCTCAACCGCCAGGCGGCAAGGCCCAGGCAGAGCCAGCCGACCAGAAATGCCAGGCCGCCGAAGGGTGTGATGATCCCGAGCTTGCTGATGCCGGTCAGGGTCAACAGGTACAGGCTGCCGGAAAACAGCAGAATACCGATGGCAAACGAAGCGCCAGCCCATGTGATCAAGCGCCCCTGAACCTGTGTGGCCAGCAACGCTATACCCAACAGAGCCAGGGTGTGCACCAGTTGGTAGGTGACGCCAGTGTGGAAGATCGCCAGGTATTCAGGCGTCAGCCGGTTTTTCAGGCCATGGGCGGCGAACGCGCCAAGGGCAACGCCAGTGAAGCCGAAAAAAGCGGCCAGCATCAGAAAGCCACGCAGCATGAAGAACTCCAGTCAGACTCGATCAACAGGGTCTGTATAATGGCCCGCTCAACGGGTTCGGCCAAGCCATCTCTATGCTGCGTTTATTTTTACGACGATTCACGAAGGCCCTGCTCTGGTTCGCGGGTGGCAGCGTATTGCTGGTTCTGATTTTTCGCGTGGTGCCGCCACCGGGTACGGCGCTGATGGTCGAGCGCAAGATCGAATCCTGGATCGACGGGGAGCCGATTGACCTGCAACGCACCTGGAAACCCTGGGATGAAATATCTGACGACCTTAAAGTCGCAGTGATTGCCGGCGAAGATCAGAAATTCCCGGAGCATTGGGGTTTTGACCTGGGTGCGATCCGGGCCGCACTGGCCCACAACGAGCTGGGCGGTTCGGTGCGCGGCGCCAGTACATTGAGCCAGCAAGTCTCGAAAAACCTGTTTTTGTGGTCCGGGCGCAGTTGGTTGCGCAAAGGGCTGGAAGCCTGGTTTACCGGGTTGATCGAGGTGTTTTGGCCCAAGCAGCGGATTCTTGAGGTTTACTTGAACAGCGTCGAGTGGGATGACGGCGTGTTTGGCGCGGAAGCGGCGGCCAGGCATCACTTTGGTGTTGGCGCTCGTTCTTTGTCGCGCCAGCAAGCGAGTTTGCTGGCTGCCGTTCTACCCAATCCAAGGGTGTGGAGCGCGAGTCATCCGACCAATTATGTTGCGCGGCGGGCTGGGTGGATTCGGCAGCAGATGAGTCAGCTGGGTGGTGATAGCTATCTGCTGGGGCTCAACGATTCACGCCGGGCGCCTTGGTCCCAATAACACCGCAAATCCCCTGTGGGAGCGAGCCTGCTCGCGATAGCGGTAGATTATTCAACATCTGTACCGACTGACCTGACGCCATCGCGAGCAGGCTCACTCCCACAGGGGCCGGCGCCAGCCGGATAAATGGGCAATAAAAAACGCCCCGATCAATGATCGGGGCGTTTTTTATTGCCTTCTCGCAGGTTACGCAGCGATCGACAACTTGAGCTTGTTCATCGCGCTCTTCTCAAGCTGACGAATACGCTCGGCCGACACGTTGTACTTCTGCGCCAGGTCGTGCAGCGTGGCTTTCTCTTCAGCCAACCAGCGCTGATAAAGAATGTCACGGCTGCGGTCGTCCAGCACTTCCAGCGCTTCGTGCAGGTTGTGGTTGGAGTTGTCGCTCCAGTCGGCATCTTCCAGTTGACGGGCCGGGTCGTACCGGTGGTCTTCCAGATAGTTGGCCGGCGACTGGAAAGCACTGTCGTCGTCCGCTTCTGCAGCCGGGTCGAAAGCCATGTCATGGCCGGTCAGGCGACTTTCCATCTCGCGCACTTCCCGCGGCTCTACGCCGAGGCTTTCCGCCACACGGTGGACTTCCTCGTTGTTCAGCCACGCCAGACGTTTCTTCTGGCTGCGCAGGTTGAAGAAGAGCTTGCGCTGGGCCTTGGTGGTCGCGACTTTCACGATGCGCCAGTTGCGCAGGATGAACTCGTGGATTTCCGCCTTGATCCAGTGCACAGCGAACGAAACCAGACGCACACCCATTTCCGGGTTGAAGCGCTTCACGGCCTTCATCAGGCCGACGTTGCCTTCCTGGATCAGGTCAGCCTGAGCCAGGCCGTAGCCGGAATAGCTACGGGCGATATGTACGACAAAACGCAGGTGGGCGAGCACCATCTGCCGAGCCGCCCCCAAATCCTGCTCATAATAGAGACTCTCGGCCAGTTCACGCTCCTGCTCCGGCGTCAGCAATGGAATGCTGTTGACGGTGTGCACGTAGGCCTCCAGGTTCGCACCCGGGACCAGAGCATATGCAGGTTGCAAAGAATTGGTCATACGAAAAAACCTCCGACTTACAAACTCGTGCAGTTCAGCACTGCGAAAATTGACCGGAAACCGAAGAACAAGTTCCCTGAACCCATAAACGCTGAAAGGTCAATACGAGCAAAATGATACTACTTAGGCGCAAGCTCCCTCAGGTGGCGTGCGACTGCAATCCATGCACCGATATACCCTAACAGCACCGCGCCAAGCAAGAGCGACAGACCGTCGGCAACCGGCACTCCGGCCAGCGCGAAATCACTGCCGTACAAACCCGCCAGCCCGACCACCGCGTCGTTCAGCCAGTTCAGGCCGAACGCCAATACACCCCAGGAAAGCAACCCCGCACCGAAGCCATACAGCGCGCCCATATACAGAAAGGGCCGGCGCACATAACTGTCAGTGCCGCCGACGAGTTTAATCACTTCTATCTCTGTGCGGCGGTTTTCAATATGAAGACGAATGGTATTGCCTATCACCAAAAGTAATGCAGAAACCAGAAGCACGGTCAGACCGAAGACAAAACGGTCGCCCAGCTTCAGGATAGCTGCCAGACGCTCGACCCAGACTAGATCAAGTTGTGCCTGTTGTACCTTCGGCAGCTCGGAAAGTTTTTGTCGTAATGCTTCAAGCGCAGGCTTGTCGACTTCGTTCGGCGTCACCAGTACCACGCCTGGCAAGGGGTTTTCCGGCAACTCCTTCAGCGCCTCGCCCAGTCCGGACTGCTGCTGAAACTCTTCCAGCGCTTGATCACGGCCGACATATTCAGCATCGGCGACGCCGGGAATGCCTTTGATCTGGTCGCGCAACGACTCGCCTTCAGCCGGGCTGGCCTCAAGTTGCAGGTACAGGGAAATCTGCGCCGCACGCTGCCAGGAACCGCCGAGACGCTCGACGTTGCTTAGCAAAAGTGACAGGCCCATCGGCAAACTCAGGGCCACCGCCATCACCATGCAGGTGAAGAAACTACCGATGGGCTGCTTGCCCAGGCGACGCAAACTGTCCAGCAGACTGGCGCGATGGCTTTCGACCCAGGCGCGGAACAGCGTGGCAAAGTCCGGGCCGTCGTCATCGTCGCGTTTTTTCTTCTGCGGTTGCGGGTCGGCGGCTTTCGGCGCCACGCGCTCGGAAACCTTAGGGCTGCGTGTCGCACTCATACGCCGGCCTCCCCGTCGCCGATCAGTCGGCCGCGTTGCAGGGTCAACATGCGATGACGCATGCGAGCGATCAAGGCCAGGTCGTGACTGGCGATCAGCACGCTGGTGCCCAAGCGGTTGATGTCTTCGAACACGCCCATGATCTCGGCCGCCAGACGCGGATCGAGGTTACCGGTCGGCTCATCCGCCAACAGCAGCGCCGGCCGGTGAACGATGGCGCGGGCGATGCCGACGCGTTGCTGCTGGCCGGTGGACAGGTCGCCGGGGTACAGATCGGTTTTATCCGACAGCGCCACCCGCTCCAGGGCCGAATCCACACGCTTGGCGATCTCGGCCTTGGAAAGACCGAGGATCTGCAGTGGCAGCGCGACGTTATTGAACACGGTGCGATCGAACAGCAACTGGTGATTCTGGAACACCACGCCAATCTGCCGGCGCAGGAAAGGAATTTGCGCATTGCTGATGGTGCCGAGGTCCTGGCCGGCCAGCAGCAACTTGCCGGTGGTCGGACGCTCCATCGCCAGCAGCAGCCGCAACAAGGTGCTTTTACCAGCGCCGGAGTGGCCGGTCACAAACAAGAACTCGCCCCGACGGACTCGAAAGCTCAGCTCATGCAAGCCGACGTGACCGTTCGGGTAGCGTTTACCGACCTGTTCGAAACGAATCATGAACGCTCCCGCTCGGCAAACAATGCCTGGACAAAGGGTTCTGCTTCAAAAGTGCGCAAGTCATCGATGCCTTCACCGACGCCGATGTAGCGAATCGGCAGGCCAAACTGCTTGGCCAGGGCGAAAATCACCCCGCCCTTGGCGGTGCCGTCGAGCTTGGTCAGCGCCAGGCCGGTCAGTTCGACGGTCTGGTTGAATTGCTTGGCCTGGTTGATCGCGTTCTGACCGGTGCCGGCATCGAGCACCAGCAGCACCTCGTGCGGTGCGTCGGCGTCGAGCTTGCCGATCACCCGGCGAACCTTCTTCAACTCTTCCATCAAATTGTCTTTGGTGTGCAGACGACCGGCGGTGTCGGCGATCAACACGTCAATGCCACGAGCCTTGGCCGCCTGCACGGCGTCGAAGATCACCGAAGCCGAGTCGGCGCCAGTGTGCTGGGCGATCACCGGAATCTTGTTGCGCTCGCCCCAGACCTGCAATTGCTCGACCGCCGCGGCACGGAAGGTATCACCCGCCGCGAGCATGACTTTCTTGCCTTCGAGTTGCAGTTTCTTCGCCAGTTTGCCGATGGTGGTGGTCTTGCCGGCGCCGTTGACACCGACGACCAGAATCACGAACGGTTTGTTTTGCGAAGTGATTTTCAGCGGCTGCTCGACCGGCTTGAGCATTGCCGCCAGTTCAGCCTGCAGGGACTTGTAGAGAGCGTCGGCATCCGCCAGCTCTTTACGCGCAACCTTTTGGGTCAGGCGCTGGATGATGACCGAAGTGGCTTCAACGCCGACGTCGGCCGTCAGCAAACGGGTTTCGATGTCTTCGAGCAGCTCGTCATCGATGATCTTCTTGCCGAGGAACAGGCTGGCCATGCCTTCGCCGATGCTGGCGCTGGTCTTGGACAGGCCTTGCTTGAGGCGAGCGAAGAAACCGGCCTTGGTTTCTTCGGTGCGCGCTGGCTCGGCGGGTGTTTCGACCGGCACGACCGGCGCGGCGGCCACGGGAGCGACGACCGGTGCGGGCTCTGGCGCTGGAACAATAGGAACAATAGGAACAATAGGAACAACAGGAACAACCGGAGCGGCTGGAGCGACGAAGGCTGGAATCACAGGCTCCGGAACAACCGGCGCAGGCGCGGCCACAACAACCGGCTCAAGAGTCGGTTCAACCACCGGAGCCTGAATCGGCTCAGGCGCGAACGCAGTCGGCGCTGGAATCGGCGGCGTAATGTGCGGTGCCAATTCGTCTTCGACCAAAGCCACCGGC
This DNA window, taken from Pseudomonas fluorescens NCIMB 11764, encodes the following:
- the metX gene encoding homoserine O-succinyltransferase MetX; amino-acid sequence: MPTAFPPDSVGLVTPQVAHFSEPLALACGRSLPAYDLIYETYGTLNATASNAVLICHALSGHHHAAGFHSADDRKPGWWDSCIGPGKPIDTNKFFVVSLNNLGGCNGSTGPSSVNPETGKPFGADFPVLTVEDWVHSQARLADRLGISQWAAVIGGSLGGMQAMQWSITYPDRIRHCLAIASAPKLSAQNIAFNEVARQAILTDPDFHGGSFQEAGVIPKRGLMLARMVGHITYLSDDSMGEKFGRGLKSEKLNYDFHSVEFQVESYLRYQGEEFSGRFDANTYLLMTKALDYFDPAANFDDDLAKTFAGASAKFCVMSFTTDWRFSPARSRELVDALMAAKKDVCYLEIDAPQGHDAFLIPIPRYLQAFSNYMNRITL
- the metW gene encoding methionine biosynthesis protein MetW yields the protein MRADLEIIQEWIPAGSRVLDLGCGDGELLTWLRDNKQVTGYGLENDPDNIAECVAKGINVIEQDLDKGLGNFASNSFDIVVMTQALQAVHYPDKILDEMLRVGRQCIITFPNFGHWRCRWYLASKGRMPVSEFLPYTWYNTPNIHFCTFEDFEALCRERDAKVIDRLAVDQQHRHGWASKLWPNLLGEIGIYRVSSPGLQDHKVAV
- a CDS encoding DUF4426 domain-containing protein, which gives rise to MGRLALFVLTACLSVTAMAADAIKGDRQEKFGDLTVHYNTFNSTFLTPDIAKAAELTRSKNQGVINVSVLKDGKPQMAQVSGTVKDLTSQSVPLKFKQITEQGAIYYIAQFPVDQQEVRTFEIKVQNGDKINTINFNQELFPGE
- the rdgB gene encoding RdgB/HAM1 family non-canonical purine NTP pyrophosphatase, coding for MINFTQLVLASHNAGKLKELQAMLGGSVQLRSIGEFSSVEPEETGLSFVENAILKARNAARISGLPALADDSGLAVDFLGGAPGIYSARYADGQGDAANNAKLLDALKDVPEAERGAQFVCVLALVRHADDPLPILCEGLWHGRILTQASGDHGFGYDPLFWVPSRDCSSAELSPNEKNLISHRARAMDLLRQRLGLI
- the hemW gene encoding radical SAM family heme chaperone HemW; amino-acid sequence: MTHESSASPLIFGGAAQSPRAALPVLPPLALYIHIPWCVRKCPYCDFNSHTASPVLPEDEYVDALLADLDQDLHAVYGRELSSIFFGGGTPSLFSAEALGRLLKGVEQRIPFASDIEITLEANPGTFEQEKFVAYRALGINRLSIGIQSFQEEKLKALGRIHNGDEAVRAAGMAREAGFDNFNLDLMHGLPDQSLDDALSDLRQAIALKPTHLSWYQLTLEPNTVFWNQPPTLPEDDMLWDIQEAGQALLAEHGYVQYEVSAYAQPGRPARHNLNYWSFGDFIGIGAGAHGKLSHPDGRIVRTWKTRLPKDYLNPAKSFKAGEKALTNDEMPFEFLMNALRLTEGVESRLYPERTGLSLESFAEGRLEAEQSGLLQVEPSRLAATERGQLFLNDLLQKFLS
- a CDS encoding DUF3392 domain-containing protein, whose product is MDLILDLLATVSRWSRSNLSEISLALVGCLLVLFGADIKGWVDQRLGSIAGALRVPLMALVCMVGSGLALIYATPWIIKGLSQFNNYSLAPVLLVVLVLIGVVADRR
- the trmB gene encoding tRNA (guanosine(46)-N7)-methyltransferase TrmB, translating into MTESNDTPIQTEEGDERQHRRIKSFVMRAGRMTEGQQKGLDQGTPLFVLPLADAPVDYDQVFGRSAPRSLEIGFGMGHSLLEMAAASPEQDFIGVEVHRPGVGALLNGVLTQGLTNLRVYDCDAIEVLNRCIADNSLDRLMLFFPDPWHKSRHHKRRIVQASFAELVRSKLKVGGILHMATDWEPYAEYMLEVMSVAPGYRNLAEDGKCVPRPAERPITKFERRGERLGHGVWDLKFEKQS
- a CDS encoding thiazole synthase — translated: MSIVRSDKPFVLAGRTYQSRLLVGTGKYRDMEETRLAIEASGAEIVTFAVRRTNLGQNAGEPNLLEVLSPDRYTFLPNTAGCFDATEAVRTCRLARELLGGHNLVKLEVLADQKTLFPNVIETLKAAEVLVKEGFDVMVYTSDDPIIARQLAEIGVIAVMPLAGLIGTGLGICNPYNLQIILEEAKIPVLVDAGVGTASDATIAMELGCEAVLMNSAIAHAQQPIMMAEAMKHAIVAGRLAYLAGRMPKKLYASASSPLDGLIK
- the thiS gene encoding sulfur carrier protein ThiS, coding for MRIQLNGESLELPDGETVAALLTRLDLTGRRVAVELNLDIVPRSQHAETTLNDGDSVEVVHAIGGG
- a CDS encoding DUF423 domain-containing protein, with the protein product MLRGFLMLAAFFGFTGVALGAFAAHGLKNRLTPEYLAIFHTGVTYQLVHTLALLGIALLATQVQGRLITWAGASFAIGILLFSGSLYLLTLTGISKLGIITPFGGLAFLVGWLCLGLAAWRLS
- the mtgA gene encoding monofunctional biosynthetic peptidoglycan transglycosylase: MLRLFLRRFTKALLWFAGGSVLLVLIFRVVPPPGTALMVERKIESWIDGEPIDLQRTWKPWDEISDDLKVAVIAGEDQKFPEHWGFDLGAIRAALAHNELGGSVRGASTLSQQVSKNLFLWSGRSWLRKGLEAWFTGLIEVFWPKQRILEVYLNSVEWDDGVFGAEAAARHHFGVGARSLSRQQASLLAAVLPNPRVWSASHPTNYVARRAGWIRQQMSQLGGDSYLLGLNDSRRAPWSQ
- the rpoH gene encoding RNA polymerase sigma factor RpoH, with translation MTNSLQPAYALVPGANLEAYVHTVNSIPLLTPEQERELAESLYYEQDLGAARQMVLAHLRFVVHIARSYSGYGLAQADLIQEGNVGLMKAVKRFNPEMGVRLVSFAVHWIKAEIHEFILRNWRIVKVATTKAQRKLFFNLRSQKKRLAWLNNEEVHRVAESLGVEPREVREMESRLTGHDMAFDPAAEADDDSAFQSPANYLEDHRYDPARQLEDADWSDNSNHNLHEALEVLDDRSRDILYQRWLAEEKATLHDLAQKYNVSAERIRQLEKSAMNKLKLSIAA
- the ftsX gene encoding permease-like cell division protein FtsX, producing the protein MSATRSPKVSERVAPKAADPQPQKKKRDDDDGPDFATLFRAWVESHRASLLDSLRRLGKQPIGSFFTCMVMAVALSLPMGLSLLLSNVERLGGSWQRAAQISLYLQLEASPAEGESLRDQIKGIPGVADAEYVGRDQALEEFQQQSGLGEALKELPENPLPGVVLVTPNEVDKPALEALRQKLSELPKVQQAQLDLVWVERLAAILKLGDRFVFGLTVLLVSALLLVIGNTIRLHIENRRTEIEVIKLVGGTDSYVRRPFLYMGALYGFGAGLLSWGVLAFGLNWLNDAVVGLAGLYGSDFALAGVPVADGLSLLLGAVLLGYIGAWIAVARHLRELAPK
- the ftsE gene encoding cell division ATP-binding protein FtsE; its protein translation is MIRFEQVGKRYPNGHVGLHELSFRVRRGEFLFVTGHSGAGKSTLLRLLLAMERPTTGKLLLAGQDLGTISNAQIPFLRRQIGVVFQNHQLLFDRTVFNNVALPLQILGLSKAEIAKRVDSALERVALSDKTDLYPGDLSTGQQQRVGIARAIVHRPALLLADEPTGNLDPRLAAEIMGVFEDINRLGTSVLIASHDLALIARMRHRMLTLQRGRLIGDGEAGV